One window of Trifolium pratense cultivar HEN17-A07 linkage group LG5, ARS_RC_1.1, whole genome shotgun sequence genomic DNA carries:
- the LOC123885896 gene encoding F-box/FBD/LRR-repeat protein At5g56420-like, with protein MVLHDRISDLPDDLLLHILSFLPTNLAFTTTLISKRWSSLFYSLDVLHFDYKTFKDDDINCHGFRRFVDNLMLSPLSPNKPLKRFYLDCYFEDQQKDSYIIINSWLEAANRRGIEEFRLNLHFNTLKNNILISRTLVILNLKLINIERDISCVSLPSLKTLILNYVLFKSPNDYMDFLSACPILQDLHAKRIFYTNLGEYNAPEERFKSLTLSKLVRASIGSIDAILNVFKNVEYLSLKITLNPIDQETSFKVIPVFQNLIHTKLVFCQGFFHIWDTVVELLQHSPKLQILFIRKWTRSSSSKEWKCPSSVLECVSSHLRSCTILSFDGLGLASDLQFARYILQNASLLEKMKISNEMLLEESQIIKELSSCPRKSPTCKLFIQ; from the exons ATGGTTCTCCATGATAGAATCAGTGATTTACCAGACGACTTATTGCTTCATATTCTCTCTTTTCTCCCAACAAACCTCGCTTTCACCACAACCCTTATTTCCAAACGTTGGTCCTCACTGTTCTATTCACTCGATGTTCTACACTTCGACTACAAAACCTTCAAAGACGATGATATCAACTGCCATGGCTTCCGTCGTTTTGTTGATAATCTCATGCTCTCCCCTCTTTCGCCTAATAAACCACTCAAAAGGTTTTACCTCGACTGTTATTTTGAAGACCAACAGAAAGATAGTTACATCATCATCAACTCATGGTTAGAAGCCGCAAACCGGCGTGGTATTGAGGAGTTTCGTCTTAATCTGCATTTCAACACCTTGAAGaacaatattttaatatctCGAACCCTTGTTATTCTCAATCTTAAATTGATAAATATTGAACGTGATATTTCATGTGTTTCTCTTCCATCactcaaaaccctaattttgaATTACGTTCTTTTTAAGAGTCCGAATGATTACATGGATTTTCTTTCTGCTTGTCCTATCCTACAAGATTTGCATGCTAAACGTATCTTTTATACGAATCTTGGTGAATACAATGCACCAGAAGAAAGGTTTAAATCTTTGACCTTGTCTAAGTTAGTTAGAGCTAGTATTGGTTCAATAGATGCTATATTAAATGTCTTTAAGAATGTCGAGTATCTAAGCTTAAAAATAACGCTGAATCCGATAGATCAAGAGACTTCTTTCAAAGTCATTCCAGTGTTTCAAAACTTAATTCATACCAAACTAGTGTTTTGTCAAGGTTTCTTTCATATTTGGGATACTGTAGTAGAACTTCTCCAACATTCTCCCAAGCTTCAAATTCTTTTTATTCGAAAG TGGACGCGGAGCAGCTCATCTAAGGAATGGAAATGTCCAAGTTCAGTTCTTGAATGTGTTTCGTCTCACCTAAGATCATGTACTATTTTAAGCTTTGACGGCTTAGGCTTAGCCAGTGATCTTCAATTTGCAAGATATATTTTGCAGAATGCAAGTCttttagaaaaaatgaaaatcagcAATGAAATGCTTTTGGAAGAAAGtcaaattataaaagaattGTCCTCCTGTCCAAGGAAATCTCCAACATGTAAACTTTTCATTCaatga
- the LOC123887414 gene encoding uncharacterized protein LOC123887414, translating to MSPRNFPLRWESTGDQWWYASPIDWAAANGHYDLVREMLKIDSNHLFKLTSLRRIRRLEVVWDDDEEQFNNVAKFRSQVAHKLLLESESKKSKNSLIKSGYGGWLMYTAASAGDLTFVQILLERNPLLVFGEGEYGVTDILYAAARSKNCDVFKVLFDFAVSPRFVNARDGIMEEHIGEIPSVYRLEMINRAVHAAARGGNLKILEDLLANYSDILAFRDVDGSTVLHAAAARGKVEVVKYLASTFDILINSTDHQGNTALHVAASRGQLSAANALIASSPTLISHRNNLGETFLHKAVSGFQTPAFRRLDRQIELLKNLLTTNHFHVEQIINIKNNDGRTALHMAIIGNIHIDLVQLLMTAPFINLNICDVHGMTPLDYLKQNPNSLKSDILIKKLISAGGMFGFRGYNSRKAIASHLRMQSNIGTSPGTKFGILDTQIFLHTGIENVPSNHHRGIIGTSNSSSSENIPFESSTNENISKRTSSVNSAASRLKKALHWSTKPKEKKIERTKKLSNDEISFDSSSCKKLSTTSCDEISLRQRFSSSSKPSPIPNNKRTLSVRSYQSSPNAKKRFASGRSRSSSFSKSSISSPRSIDFKQKGVYIDENEIVAGPSCLSHKLPHDFDDETPKLVKRNSVGRKLKGHYFCFGAPGLNVKTSVHKGSVVAVA from the exons ATGTCTCCAAGAAATTTTCCTCTCCGTTGGGAGAGTACCGGCGATCAATGGTGGTATGCATCACCAATAGATTGGGCTGCAGCTAATGGCCACTATGATTTGGTTCGTGAAATGCTTAAAATCGATAGCAATCATCTCTTCAAACTCACTTCCCTACGCCGAATCAGGCGTCTGGAAGTGGTATGGGATGATGACGAAGAACAATTCAACAATGTTGCAAAGTTCCGTTCACAAGTAGCACATAAACTTCTATTAGAAAGCGAATCCAAGAAATCGAAGAATTCTTTGATCAAGTCAGGCTATGGTGGATGGTTAATGTACACGGCTGCATCAGCCGGAGACTTAACCTTTGTCCAAATTCTTCTTGAGAGGAATCCTTTGTTGGTTTTTGGTGAAGGAGAATATGGTGTTACTGATATTCTTTATGCTGCTGCTAGAAGCAAGAATTGTGATGTTTTTAAGGTACTTTTTGATTTTGCAGTTTCACCAAGGTTTGTTAATGCTAGAGATGGGATTATGGAGGAACATATTGGGGAGATTCCTTCTGTTTATAGGTTGGAAATGATTAATAGAGCTGTTCATGCTGCTGCTAGAGGGggtaatttgaaaattttggagGACCTTCTTGCAAATTATTCTGACATTTTGGCTTTTAGAGATGTTGATGGATCAACTGTGTTACATGCAGCTGCAGCCAGAGGGAAAGTTGAG GTAGTTAAATATCTAGCATCAACCTTTGACATATTAATCAACTCAACAGATCATCAAGGAAACACTGCTTTACATGTAGCTGCTTCGCGAGGCCAATtatcagctgctaatgctctAATCGCTTCGTCTCCAACACTAATCTCTCATAGAAACAATTTAGGAGAAACTTTTCTCCACAAAGCTGTTTCTGGTTTCCAAACACCTGCATTTCGAAGACTCGACCGACAAATCGAGCTTCTAAAAAACCTATTAACCACAAATCACTTTCATGTTGAACAAATCATTAACATCAAGAACAATGATGGAAGAACAGCACTTCATATGGCAATCATAGGTAACATTCACATTGATCTTGTTCAACTTTTGATGACAGCACCTTTCATCAATCTCAACATATGTGATGTTCATGGCATGACACCACTTGATTACCTTAAACAAAACCCTAACTCGTTGAAATCGGATATTTTGATCAAGAAATTGATCTCGGCCGGTGGAATGTTTGGTTTTCGAGGCTATAATTCAAGAAAAGCTATAGCTTCACATTTGAGAATGCAAAGTAATATTGGAACTAGTCCCGGCACGAAATTTGGAATTTTGGATACTCAAATATTTTTGCATACCGGTATCGAAAATGTACCATCGAACCATCATCGCGGAATCATTGGAACGAGTAATTCATCTTCGTCAGAAAATATTCCATTTGAATCATCAACCAATGAGAATATTAGTAAGAGGACAAGTTCTGTTAACTCTGCAGCATCAAGGTTGAAAAAAGCACTTCATTGGAGTACTAAaccaaaagagaagaaaattgaAAGAACAAAGAAATTATCTAATGATGAAATTTCATTTGATTCATCATCATGCAAGAAATTGAGTACTACTAGTTGTGATGAAATTTCACTTAGACAaagattttcttcttcttcgaaGCCGAGTCCGATTCCAAACAACAAAAGAACACTTTCTGTTAGGAGTTATCAGTCAAGTCCTAATGCTAAAAAGAGATTTGCTTCTGGCAGATCAAGATCAAGTTCATTTTCAAAATCATCGATATCTTCGCCTCGATCAATTGATTTTAAACAAAAGGGTGTTTATATTGATGAAAATGAGATTGTTGCTGGACCATCTTGCTTGAGTCACAAGTTACCTCATGATTTTGATGATGAAACACCAAAATTGGTGAAGAGAAATTCTGTTGGAAGGAAGTTGAAGGGTCATTACTTCTGTTTTGGTGCACCTGGTCTTAATGTGAAGACTTCTGTTCATAAAGGTAGTGTTGTTGCTGTGGCTTAA